A DNA window from uncultured Methanoregula sp. contains the following coding sequences:
- the hisG gene encoding ATP phosphoribosyltransferase: MITLALPKGSLEAQTLQLFKEADLEVKRTDRDYNPCINDARVGKVKILRPQEIPIYVDKGYFDLGISGLDWVHETGSDVVEVANLSYSKTGEGNVKIVIAVHRDEPIENVSQIRKDSRVTTEYPELTRKFFEKLGIPVQMFHSYGASEAKVPDLMDVVVDLTETGTTLRKNGLKIIGQIMESHTVIIANKKSWADPEKRREIEEIRTLLFGVIDARHKVLLTMNVPGSSMERIVSALPAMKKPTVSQLHGIDYYSIQTVVPKNSVNSLIPKLKACGAEDILEIPISKIVP; encoded by the coding sequence ATGATCACCCTCGCCCTCCCCAAAGGCAGCCTCGAGGCGCAGACTCTCCAGCTCTTCAAGGAAGCTGACCTCGAAGTGAAACGAACGGACCGCGACTACAATCCCTGCATCAATGATGCCCGGGTCGGCAAAGTGAAGATCCTCCGGCCCCAGGAGATCCCGATCTATGTGGACAAAGGATACTTCGATCTCGGCATCTCGGGTCTCGACTGGGTGCACGAGACCGGTTCCGATGTTGTTGAAGTGGCCAACCTCTCGTACAGCAAGACCGGAGAGGGGAATGTGAAGATCGTGATAGCAGTCCACCGCGACGAGCCGATCGAGAATGTCAGCCAGATCCGCAAAGACAGCAGGGTCACGACCGAATATCCCGAGCTGACCCGGAAATTTTTTGAGAAACTGGGCATACCGGTCCAGATGTTCCACTCCTATGGCGCATCGGAAGCAAAAGTCCCGGACCTCATGGACGTTGTGGTGGACTTGACCGAGACCGGGACAACGCTGCGCAAGAACGGGCTCAAGATCATCGGCCAGATCATGGAGTCCCATACGGTGATCATCGCGAACAAGAAGAGCTGGGCAGACCCGGAGAAGCGCCGGGAGATCGAGGAGATACGAACGCTCCTCTTCGGCGTCATCGATGCCCGGCACAAGGTGCTCCTTACGATGAACGTGCCCGGATCCTCAATGGAGAGGATCGTTTCAGCCCTCCCGGCCATGAAGAAACCCACCGTCAGCCAGCTGCACGGGATCGATTACTACAGTATCCAGACCGTTGTCCCCAAGAACTCGGTCAACAGCCTTATCCCGAAACTCAAGGCCTGCGGCGCGGAAGATATCCTGGAGATCCCGATCTCCAAGATCGTGCCGTAA
- a CDS encoding VWA domain-containing protein — protein MIHRVILVVLGFFFIVSMAAAADLTPSTMVSSNSGWLVANGNDQSTITVHVLQGSPASDVSGATVAFSLAGDSSDLGTLSAQSVVTGSDGLAQTVFRTSTKSGTATINALVTYNDGSVNTLPISCVQKIDHDTPWDADFSYQHDVPVGSVTRLTIRLVDISGNPADNKNPAETHTILLHMSGDGGSGLLQGTGYVQDLSVPTDASGTASVDLRVSTQAGLNIVQVYPVGSYLGEPITINGVAESNPFYLVQVHPSPSSYPADGKDPDHRFTFYWTVFDRYQNPVENADLYVTSSKAGEEVHLSTNAEGMASTPYGPKDIAGVYTITAKPVVPGTTTALNATILCTDTGTNGYCSQTVEYLPMDPVDMILTASPQTMVSMDVDGAKAVDVKARVVDSSGNAVKGQTVTFEKSADSYPTFTETAQSSLSSLSAVTGDSGYATVQFVPGTFAKKSESGYNEAATGTCKVTARWVNPKTAEIKSREITFVWKNYPFLTVESEIDKTDPKVGDIINVKVWIRGTGAALQPKAIDVVLCNDRSGSMLYDSPDRMVTAKDAAQKFTAKLTEGKDHIGMISFGDTDSYSGIAALAPVSSGTSWDWDNVYYASSYSLDGWYWVADDSAKECGSRCNGYGSTRYDPSSVHQQYLNAHYNNGNPQNYGYGVHTHQDLTLDSHTQTEVTDALNGIVPAGGTPMREGLYSAVNMFPAYSAERPIRAIILLTDGAWSTHQNPEGGTGSVSLGNGVNTGSVITYAKNNKIKIFTIGLGSDANSDELTRYATDTGGKYYSAGAPAELANIYTDIAGALNEQAGGQTQLITDLSKITVDGNTVTGDTVGEYLEYVYAPGGGTSSSTYISKYTEVPVTPPKNTYYTLVRDDTGNWTNPTMLPGLTSKKLEFDVGKIILNDVWMTNIQFRLKKAGQIGIFGENSPVTFIDAVTGKSQTVTVPSKTWTTHQSLVNNPFVPTAALLVKDVAIAGSPTDPGRWTVSWNTVYEGSSTVHEKLLYCSESGSTPVPCSGTSHTEWLVIPQPVSDKTAGTTPDSVSIDTSLLKMKSGETYRITVWAETYGEKEASDYALHAKIDGSVRPYIKLE, from the coding sequence ATGATCCACCGGGTAATTCTTGTTGTTCTTGGCTTTTTTTTCATCGTGAGTATGGCAGCAGCTGCAGATCTGACGCCATCCACGATGGTGAGCAGCAATTCCGGCTGGCTTGTTGCAAACGGCAATGACCAGTCAACCATCACCGTTCACGTCCTGCAGGGCTCCCCGGCATCCGATGTGTCCGGGGCAACGGTTGCATTTTCCCTTGCAGGGGACTCGTCAGATCTGGGAACCCTCTCTGCCCAGAGTGTGGTAACGGGTTCCGATGGCCTGGCGCAGACCGTATTCCGCACAAGTACCAAAAGCGGGACTGCAACCATCAACGCACTCGTAACCTACAATGATGGCAGCGTCAATACGCTCCCTATCAGCTGTGTCCAGAAGATCGATCACGATACCCCGTGGGATGCGGACTTCAGCTACCAGCATGATGTGCCGGTCGGTTCGGTAACCCGTCTCACGATCCGGCTCGTGGATATTTCAGGAAACCCCGCCGACAACAAAAATCCCGCGGAGACCCACACCATCCTCCTCCATATGTCGGGAGACGGTGGTTCCGGCCTCCTGCAAGGAACCGGGTATGTCCAGGACCTTTCCGTACCCACGGATGCCAGCGGAACAGCTTCCGTGGACCTCCGGGTCTCGACGCAGGCCGGTCTCAACATCGTCCAGGTCTACCCGGTAGGCTCCTACCTGGGAGAACCCATCACTATCAACGGGGTGGCGGAGAGCAATCCGTTCTACCTGGTCCAGGTACACCCGTCCCCCTCATCCTACCCGGCCGATGGAAAAGATCCCGATCACCGCTTCACGTTCTACTGGACCGTCTTTGACCGGTACCAGAATCCGGTAGAGAATGCGGATCTGTATGTCACATCCTCCAAGGCCGGCGAGGAGGTCCACCTGAGCACCAATGCCGAGGGCATGGCCTCAACGCCGTACGGCCCGAAGGATATCGCCGGTGTGTACACCATCACTGCAAAACCCGTAGTGCCAGGGACCACCACGGCATTGAACGCCACGATCCTCTGTACGGACACCGGGACCAATGGTTACTGCAGCCAGACGGTGGAATACCTGCCCATGGACCCGGTCGATATGATCCTGACCGCGAGCCCCCAGACCATGGTCAGCATGGATGTCGATGGTGCAAAAGCCGTTGATGTCAAGGCCAGGGTTGTGGATTCCTCCGGCAATGCAGTCAAAGGGCAGACCGTCACGTTCGAAAAATCGGCCGATTCGTATCCAACGTTCACCGAAACCGCCCAGTCTTCCTTAAGCTCACTCTCGGCTGTAACCGGGGATTCCGGGTATGCAACCGTGCAGTTTGTGCCGGGAACGTTTGCAAAGAAGAGCGAGAGCGGGTATAACGAGGCAGCAACGGGAACCTGCAAAGTGACTGCAAGATGGGTCAACCCGAAGACCGCTGAGATCAAGAGCCGGGAGATCACCTTTGTCTGGAAGAACTACCCGTTCCTGACCGTTGAATCGGAGATCGACAAGACCGATCCCAAAGTCGGGGATATCATCAACGTCAAGGTCTGGATCCGGGGAACCGGTGCAGCGCTCCAGCCAAAGGCCATCGATGTCGTGCTCTGTAACGACCGGTCGGGAAGCATGCTGTACGATTCCCCTGACCGGATGGTCACTGCCAAGGATGCGGCGCAGAAATTCACTGCAAAACTCACGGAAGGAAAGGACCATATCGGGATGATCTCCTTCGGTGATACCGATTCCTATTCGGGTATTGCAGCCTTAGCTCCAGTCAGCTCGGGCACGTCCTGGGACTGGGACAATGTGTATTACGCGAGTTCCTATTCTCTGGATGGCTGGTACTGGGTGGCTGATGATTCAGCAAAGGAGTGCGGAAGCCGCTGCAATGGCTACGGGAGTACACGATACGATCCCAGTTCAGTTCACCAGCAGTATCTCAATGCCCATTACAATAACGGGAATCCCCAGAATTATGGCTACGGGGTCCACACCCACCAGGATCTCACCCTGGATTCGCACACCCAGACTGAGGTGACCGATGCGCTCAACGGGATCGTTCCTGCCGGCGGGACCCCGATGAGGGAAGGCCTGTACTCTGCCGTGAACATGTTTCCCGCGTATTCGGCAGAAAGGCCCATACGGGCCATCATCCTGCTGACGGACGGTGCCTGGTCAACCCACCAGAATCCCGAGGGCGGTACCGGGAGCGTAAGTCTTGGGAACGGCGTGAACACCGGCAGTGTGATCACGTATGCAAAGAACAACAAAATAAAAATATTCACAATCGGCCTGGGATCCGATGCAAACAGCGATGAGCTGACCCGGTATGCGACCGATACCGGGGGAAAATATTATTCAGCCGGTGCCCCGGCCGAACTTGCGAACATCTATACCGATATTGCCGGTGCACTGAATGAACAGGCAGGCGGCCAGACCCAGCTCATCACGGACCTCAGCAAAATCACGGTCGATGGCAACACGGTCACGGGGGATACCGTGGGAGAATACCTCGAATACGTGTACGCTCCCGGGGGCGGGACCTCCTCATCAACCTATATATCCAAGTACACCGAGGTCCCGGTAACACCTCCGAAGAATACGTATTATACCCTGGTCCGGGACGATACCGGCAACTGGACAAACCCGACAATGCTCCCGGGGCTGACCTCCAAGAAGCTGGAATTTGATGTAGGAAAGATCATTCTCAACGATGTATGGATGACGAACATCCAGTTCCGGCTCAAAAAAGCCGGCCAGATCGGGATCTTCGGCGAGAACAGCCCTGTCACGTTCATCGACGCGGTGACCGGGAAGAGCCAGACCGTGACCGTGCCCTCCAAAACCTGGACCACCCACCAGAGCCTGGTGAACAATCCCTTTGTGCCAACGGCCGCGCTCCTGGTAAAAGATGTCGCGATCGCGGGCAGCCCAACCGATCCCGGCCGGTGGACGGTCTCCTGGAATACCGTATACGAAGGGAGCAGCACGGTGCACGAGAAGTTGTTGTATTGTTCAGAGAGCGGATCAACCCCTGTCCCGTGTTCGGGAACCTCCCACACGGAATGGCTGGTTATCCCGCAACCGGTTTCAGATAAAACTGCGGGAACTACGCCGGACTCAGTCTCCATTGATACCAGCCTGCTGAAGATGAAGTCCGGCGAGACGTACAGGATTACGGTCTGGGCGGAGACCTATGGAGAGAAAGAAGCCTCCGATTATGCGCTCCATGCAAAGATCGACGGGTCCGTGCGGCCATACATCAAGCTCGAATGA
- the eif1A gene encoding translation initiation factor eIF-1A, whose protein sequence is MTDKKPGAPPGDEVIRVKLPQKRNREMFGFAELMMGANHIRVRCFDGVTRMGRIKGKIKKKVWIREGDILIVIPWNFQDEKCDIVYRYTGPQVEWLRRNNYL, encoded by the coding sequence CTGACAGATAAGAAACCGGGAGCTCCCCCGGGAGACGAGGTAATCCGGGTCAAGCTGCCCCAGAAGCGCAACCGCGAGATGTTCGGTTTTGCCGAACTGATGATGGGCGCCAATCATATCCGGGTCCGCTGTTTCGATGGCGTGACGAGGATGGGACGGATAAAGGGCAAGATCAAGAAGAAAGTCTGGATCCGTGAAGGCGATATCCTCATCGTCATCCCCTGGAATTTCCAGGATGAGAAGTGTGATATTGTTTACCGGTATACCGGGCCGCAGGTCGAATGGCTCCGGCGCAACAATTACCTCTGA
- a CDS encoding LysE family transporter: MDAGLFTQGIIIGLTLAVPVGPISLLCIQRAVAGGRLHGIASGLGVATADSLYAAVVFLGLTLISGMITAHQSLFRLIAGIVLLLVGAKVFLSLPPEATAKPGQETVLKDYLTTVAIGIANPLTVIFFLAILPAFGVVFQGASYILAAEFVAGVFCGSTLWWILLCGTIGSFRSRLSQKSLKRINQFSGVMIFCIGIGMLVFLSLYWGQGGMP, from the coding sequence ATGGATGCAGGCCTGTTTACCCAGGGAATCATCATCGGCCTTACGCTCGCCGTACCGGTAGGTCCCATCTCGCTCTTGTGCATCCAGCGGGCCGTTGCCGGAGGCCGGCTTCACGGGATCGCATCGGGCCTCGGCGTTGCCACTGCCGACTCCCTGTATGCCGCGGTGGTCTTCCTGGGCCTCACCCTCATATCGGGCATGATCACGGCCCACCAGTCGCTGTTCCGGCTTATCGCCGGGATCGTTCTCCTCCTCGTCGGAGCAAAGGTTTTTCTCTCGCTGCCCCCGGAGGCAACGGCAAAACCCGGGCAGGAAACCGTTCTCAAGGACTATCTCACAACAGTTGCGATCGGCATTGCCAATCCCCTGACCGTCATCTTCTTTCTTGCAATCCTGCCCGCATTCGGGGTGGTATTCCAGGGAGCTTCGTATATCCTTGCAGCGGAATTCGTTGCCGGCGTCTTCTGCGGCTCGACCCTCTGGTGGATCCTCCTCTGCGGGACTATCGGATCGTTCCGGTCCCGGCTGAGTCAGAAGAGCCTGAAACGGATCAACCAGTTCTCGGGAGTCATGATCTTCTGTATCGGCATCGGCATGCTCGTATTTCTGTCCCTGTACTGGGGCCAGGGCGGCATGCCCTGA
- a CDS encoding CPBP family intramembrane glutamic endopeptidase, whose amino-acid sequence MLHQIQTSRYRDLFISGPLIAFFAALLCLSTTGILSGDFGEFITAGGMVAPFVILALLAYAGETIRPIRYIAYLWLLGILLCIFAITFILILAPVAGASSDPDALAKHLDTLPVKTVGTALLYSFGAGLICLIGFSRSFRGLLARRLPINPDSPVHTAGLVSVLALIIMPLVPLIVTGNAPLLNADLQNMLGIGLEAPGSSVRFDTFTLIWTVVGSFLLAGLWVRRDIRGTLERLGLVRPTIRQVLIGIASGIVLVGVFWLFDDAVAALFAAYGIPTTNGTLVSNLFMASFTPAAAIVASITAGLGEELAIRGVIQPRFGIILSALVFASLHAYQYAWDGLLSVLLVGICFGIMRKYTNTSTSAISHGIYDLTLFALIMAGITTL is encoded by the coding sequence ATGTTGCATCAGATCCAGACGAGCAGGTACCGGGATTTGTTCATCAGCGGCCCGCTTATCGCTTTCTTTGCTGCACTGCTCTGCCTGTCAACTACGGGAATTCTTTCAGGGGACTTTGGAGAATTCATAACGGCAGGGGGGATGGTTGCCCCGTTCGTGATCCTCGCCCTCCTCGCCTATGCCGGTGAGACCATCCGGCCTATCCGGTACATTGCTTACCTCTGGCTCCTCGGTATTCTCCTCTGCATCTTTGCAATAACCTTCATACTCATCCTTGCACCGGTTGCCGGGGCTTCTTCGGATCCGGATGCCCTGGCAAAACACCTTGATACACTCCCTGTAAAGACCGTCGGGACCGCTCTCCTGTACTCATTTGGTGCAGGGCTCATCTGCCTGATAGGATTCTCGCGCTCGTTCCGGGGACTCCTTGCCCGCCGGCTGCCCATCAATCCCGACTCCCCGGTTCATACCGCAGGGCTCGTATCGGTCCTGGCACTCATCATCATGCCGCTCGTGCCGCTCATCGTAACGGGAAATGCCCCGCTCCTCAATGCGGATCTCCAGAACATGCTCGGTATTGGTCTTGAAGCGCCGGGTTCATCGGTAAGATTCGATACGTTCACCCTGATCTGGACGGTCGTCGGATCGTTCCTGCTCGCAGGGCTCTGGGTCCGCAGGGATATCCGCGGCACGCTAGAACGTCTCGGGCTCGTCCGCCCTACGATCCGCCAGGTCCTCATCGGGATCGCATCCGGCATAGTTCTCGTCGGGGTCTTCTGGCTCTTTGACGATGCAGTTGCGGCCCTGTTTGCTGCATACGGTATCCCCACAACCAATGGGACGCTTGTCAGCAACCTTTTCATGGCCTCGTTCACGCCGGCTGCAGCGATCGTTGCGTCGATAACCGCCGGCCTCGGGGAGGAGCTCGCGATCCGCGGGGTTATCCAGCCCCGGTTCGGTATCATCCTGTCGGCCCTGGTATTTGCATCGCTGCACGCGTACCAGTACGCGTGGGATGGCCTCCTGAGCGTTCTCCTCGTCGGCATCTGCTTCGGGATCATGAGGAAATATACCAATACCTCCACAAGCGCGATATCCCACGGGATCTACGATCTGACCCTCTTCGCCCTCATCATGGCAGGGATCACAACCCTTTAA
- a CDS encoding DNA-directed DNA polymerase II large subunit, giving the protein MLVLSPTMEAYEKSLLDELHRAIAIAKEARSRGLDPTLDVEIPIASDLADRVEALLNIKGVAARIRELEATMSREEAALRIGDDFVARKFGEKDIGDVLDHAIRVSMALLTEGVVAAPTEGIAKVSLGKNDDGTQYLMIFYAGPIRSAGGTAQAMSVLVGDYVRQKLGINRYIPRQEEVERYIEEIRQYNSIMNLQYLPSEAEIRLIIENCPVCVDGEATEQEEVSGHRNLERVETNVVRGGMALVIGEGIAGKARKLKGRVEKMKMEGWDWLDKLIAGAAKSGDGEKTVGIKPLDKYLRDLIGGRPVFSYPMRKGGFRLRYGRSRNTGFAAAGMHPATLYILGEFLATGTQMKTERPGKACGVVPVDSIEGPTVRLRNGDVLRIDDEATAKRLNAGIEKILDVGEILISFGEFLENNHPLIPAGYCAEWWQLDVGPEVKPPATEEEALAFARAGGYLHPAWTWFWDDITSDQIRELADAVSAKGSVADGILRLPLDPATKTPLELLLLSHKVNGEQVEIASWKAFAACLGLDENLKKRDVWETAGDKPPLDLVAHLSGLKMRSRSGTRIGGRMGRPGKSKPRKMNPPPHALFPLGDSGGARRSFQSASSHTEDVDRNDTDLDFQKEGGMIEIEVGRRRCSQCGEINYLNRCEKCGGHTVAFSVCTRCGRETTLPRCPGCDGQVVCSQRITLNVKAEYAKAMERLGLKTDSVALVKGVKGVISKEKTVEAMDKGILRAIRNIFVFKDGTTRFDMIDLPITHIRPDEVRVSVEKLRSLGYTKDTHGYDLQNPAQVVELHPQDILVSDSCAEYMVSVAQFMDDLLVKCYGLPPFYNISKPEELVGHLVIGLAPHTSAGVLARIVGFTRANVGYAHPFFHAAKRRNCFFGDTEIDVYDGRHWVKTPIRKFVLENFDISRPGIDRLGTYYSDPARPFYTRAVDTAGGIHIRKITSVSIHRSPAALIRFETARGRTLAVTPDHAMLVWDTSYLRKIRAVELKPGDAVPVFEGSCVISDRITAAEPVPAPEERVYCLTVDNDHTMTANDIFTGQCDGDEDCIMLLLDGLINFSRSFLPQNRGGSMDAPLVMTSRIDPAEIDKEALNVDVCDHYPIEVYTGALAYVEPKKIADLIDRVEKRIGKPGQVEGFQFTHDTSDISSGPIESMYTQMKTMTDKLGAELDLAEKIRAVDADDVAERVLNTHFIRDLMGNLSAFSKQKFRCTKCNTSYRRMPLSGKCTKFKGRGPCNGPLIPTVHEGSVKKYLEMSREICRKYKVSEYTKQRVEVIDLAITSTFGEEKQEQLGLADFM; this is encoded by the coding sequence ATGCTTGTGCTCTCGCCAACCATGGAGGCTTACGAGAAGTCGTTACTCGACGAGCTGCACCGTGCCATTGCGATAGCAAAGGAGGCCCGGTCCCGGGGCCTCGACCCGACCCTCGATGTGGAGATCCCGATAGCAAGCGATCTCGCCGACCGTGTGGAAGCGCTTCTCAATATCAAGGGGGTTGCAGCCCGGATCCGCGAGCTCGAAGCAACGATGTCCCGCGAGGAGGCCGCTCTCCGGATCGGCGACGACTTCGTTGCCCGGAAGTTCGGCGAGAAGGACATCGGCGATGTCCTCGACCATGCGATCCGCGTCTCGATGGCGCTCCTGACCGAAGGTGTCGTTGCAGCACCAACGGAAGGAATAGCCAAGGTCTCCCTTGGCAAGAACGATGACGGCACCCAGTACCTGATGATCTTCTATGCAGGGCCGATCCGGAGCGCCGGGGGTACGGCGCAGGCCATGTCGGTGCTCGTGGGCGATTACGTGCGCCAGAAACTGGGCATCAACCGGTATATCCCGAGGCAGGAGGAGGTGGAGCGGTATATCGAGGAGATCCGGCAGTACAACTCGATCATGAACCTCCAGTACCTCCCAAGCGAGGCCGAGATCCGGCTCATCATCGAGAACTGCCCGGTCTGCGTTGACGGCGAAGCCACCGAGCAGGAGGAGGTCTCGGGCCACCGGAATCTCGAACGGGTGGAGACGAACGTTGTCCGGGGCGGCATGGCGCTCGTCATCGGCGAAGGCATCGCCGGCAAGGCCCGGAAGCTCAAAGGCCGGGTCGAGAAGATGAAGATGGAGGGCTGGGACTGGCTCGACAAGCTGATCGCGGGAGCAGCGAAGAGCGGCGATGGCGAAAAGACGGTCGGCATCAAGCCGCTCGACAAGTATCTCCGCGACCTGATCGGCGGCCGGCCGGTCTTCTCCTACCCGATGCGCAAAGGCGGGTTCCGGCTCCGGTACGGGCGATCCCGGAACACGGGTTTTGCCGCTGCGGGGATGCACCCCGCAACCCTGTACATCCTGGGAGAGTTCCTCGCCACCGGCACCCAGATGAAGACCGAGCGGCCGGGGAAGGCCTGCGGGGTTGTTCCGGTCGATTCCATCGAAGGCCCCACGGTACGCCTCCGGAACGGGGACGTGCTCCGGATCGATGACGAGGCCACCGCAAAGCGGCTGAATGCAGGGATCGAGAAGATCCTGGATGTCGGGGAGATCCTCATCTCGTTCGGGGAGTTCCTGGAGAACAACCACCCGCTCATCCCTGCAGGCTACTGCGCTGAATGGTGGCAGCTCGATGTCGGCCCCGAAGTAAAACCACCCGCAACTGAGGAAGAAGCCCTGGCTTTTGCCCGGGCCGGGGGATATCTCCACCCGGCCTGGACCTGGTTCTGGGACGATATCACCTCGGACCAGATCCGGGAACTGGCCGATGCGGTCTCGGCGAAAGGATCGGTTGCTGACGGGATACTCAGGCTGCCCCTGGACCCGGCAACCAAGACCCCCCTGGAACTCCTCCTCCTCTCCCATAAAGTGAACGGGGAGCAGGTGGAGATCGCATCCTGGAAGGCGTTTGCTGCCTGCCTCGGCCTTGATGAGAACCTGAAAAAACGCGATGTCTGGGAGACGGCCGGGGACAAACCCCCGCTCGATCTCGTGGCGCACCTCTCCGGCCTGAAGATGCGGTCCCGGTCCGGCACGAGGATCGGGGGACGCATGGGCAGGCCGGGGAAATCCAAGCCCCGGAAGATGAACCCGCCCCCGCACGCCCTCTTCCCCCTCGGGGACTCGGGCGGAGCACGGCGATCCTTCCAGTCGGCCTCCAGCCATACCGAAGACGTTGACCGGAACGATACCGATCTCGATTTCCAGAAAGAGGGAGGCATGATCGAGATCGAGGTGGGCAGGCGGCGCTGCTCGCAGTGCGGGGAGATCAACTACCTGAACCGGTGTGAAAAATGCGGGGGGCACACCGTTGCCTTCTCCGTCTGCACCCGGTGCGGGAGGGAGACCACGCTCCCCCGCTGCCCCGGCTGCGATGGCCAGGTTGTCTGCAGCCAGCGGATCACCTTAAACGTGAAAGCGGAGTACGCAAAGGCCATGGAACGTCTCGGCCTGAAGACCGATTCCGTGGCACTGGTCAAAGGGGTCAAGGGGGTCATCTCCAAGGAGAAGACGGTCGAGGCTATGGACAAGGGGATCCTCAGGGCGATCCGGAACATCTTTGTCTTCAAGGACGGGACCACCCGCTTTGACATGATCGACCTGCCGATAACGCATATCCGCCCCGACGAGGTCCGGGTCTCTGTCGAGAAACTCCGCTCGCTCGGGTACACGAAGGATACCCACGGGTACGATCTCCAGAACCCGGCGCAGGTTGTCGAGCTCCATCCGCAGGATATCCTGGTCTCGGACTCCTGTGCCGAGTACATGGTCAGCGTGGCGCAGTTCATGGACGACCTGCTCGTGAAGTGCTACGGCCTTCCCCCGTTCTACAACATCAGCAAACCCGAGGAGCTTGTCGGCCACCTTGTAATCGGCCTTGCCCCGCACACGAGCGCCGGTGTGCTTGCCCGGATCGTCGGGTTCACCCGGGCAAATGTCGGCTATGCCCACCCGTTCTTCCACGCAGCCAAGCGCCGGAACTGCTTCTTTGGCGATACCGAAATCGATGTCTACGATGGCCGGCATTGGGTGAAAACCCCCATCCGGAAATTCGTTCTCGAAAATTTTGACATCAGCCGGCCGGGTATCGACCGGCTCGGGACGTACTACTCGGACCCGGCCCGTCCGTTTTATACCCGGGCCGTCGACACTGCCGGGGGCATCCACATCCGGAAGATCACCTCGGTCTCGATCCACCGATCCCCCGCTGCCCTCATCCGTTTCGAGACTGCGAGAGGCCGGACCCTTGCGGTTACGCCCGACCATGCCATGCTGGTCTGGGATACCAGTTACCTCAGGAAGATCCGGGCCGTGGAACTCAAACCCGGCGATGCAGTCCCCGTCTTCGAGGGCTCGTGCGTCATCTCGGACCGGATAACCGCTGCCGAACCTGTCCCGGCCCCCGAGGAGCGGGTCTACTGCCTGACGGTTGACAACGATCACACGATGACGGCAAACGATATCTTCACCGGCCAGTGCGATGGCGACGAGGACTGTATCATGCTCCTCCTCGACGGCCTCATCAACTTCTCGCGCTCGTTTCTGCCGCAGAACCGGGGCGGTTCCATGGATGCCCCGCTTGTCATGACGAGCCGGATCGACCCGGCCGAGATCGACAAGGAGGCCCTGAACGTGGATGTCTGCGATCATTACCCGATCGAGGTCTATACCGGCGCCCTTGCGTATGTTGAGCCCAAGAAGATCGCCGACCTCATCGACCGGGTGGAAAAAAGGATAGGGAAGCCCGGGCAGGTGGAGGGTTTCCAGTTCACCCACGACACTTCGGACATCTCCTCGGGCCCGATCGAGTCGATGTACACCCAGATGAAGACGATGACCGACAAGCTCGGAGCCGAGCTCGATCTCGCCGAGAAGATCCGGGCGGTCGATGCCGACGATGTTGCAGAACGGGTGCTCAACACCCACTTCATCCGGGATCTCATGGGCAATCTCTCGGCTTTCTCCAAGCAGAAGTTCCGGTGCACGAAGTGCAATACCAGTTACCGCCGGATGCCTCTCTCGGGCAAGTGCACCAAGTTCAAGGGAAGGGGCCCCTGCAACGGCCCCCTCATCCCTACCGTGCACGAAGGCTCGGTGAAGAAGTACCTCGAAATGTCCCGGGAGATCTGCCGGAAGTACAAGGTCTCCGAGTACACCAAGCAGCGGGTCGAGGTGATCGATCTTGCCATCACCTCGACCTTCGGGGAAGAGAAGCAGGAGCAGCTGGGCCTTGCGGATTTCATGTAA
- a CDS encoding HEAT repeat domain-containing protein encodes MTGTGGTSDGTGGEIRQQIQALDDPAIDKRHAAISALKRIGEPAVVPLISHMAKAPDNDRRWYAAIALSRIGEPAVIPLIMAMEANAGREFRRYAAAALGEIGEPAVDSLIDGMASSDPELRGFLSRALCRIGKPAVDSLTLRLKDPDETIRQCATLTLWQMGETGLPSMVEKMQDEQ; translated from the coding sequence ATGACAGGAACCGGCGGCACATCGGACGGCACTGGCGGGGAGATCCGGCAGCAGATCCAAGCACTGGATGATCCGGCGATAGACAAACGGCACGCTGCCATCAGCGCCCTGAAACGGATCGGGGAACCGGCGGTTGTACCGCTCATCTCCCATATGGCAAAGGCACCGGACAATGACCGGCGCTGGTATGCCGCGATTGCGCTCTCCCGGATCGGGGAGCCGGCGGTGATCCCCCTCATCATGGCAATGGAGGCGAACGCCGGGCGGGAGTTCCGCCGGTATGCCGCTGCCGCTCTTGGCGAGATCGGGGAACCCGCCGTTGATTCTCTCATCGACGGCATGGCAAGCAGCGACCCGGAACTGCGGGGTTTTCTCTCCCGGGCCCTCTGCCGCATAGGGAAACCTGCCGTGGATTCGCTCACCCTCCGGCTCAAAGACCCGGATGAGACCATCCGGCAGTGCGCAACCCTGACCCTCTGGCAGATGGGGGAGACCGGCCTGCCCTCGATGGTCGAGAAGATGCAGGATGAGCAGTAA